In Flavobacteriales bacterium, the following are encoded in one genomic region:
- the lpxB gene encoding lipid-A-disaccharide synthase, with amino-acid sequence MTNYYFIVGEASGDLHASNLIKELVKLDEKASFKGFGGERMQKQGLELTKHYNEMAFMGFWEVIKNLSAIRRNFKQAKKELLEFNTNVLVLVDYPGFNMRMASFAKQYGIKVVYYITPQVWAWKESRVKKLKRDVDLLLPILPFEQAFFAKHNIDSTFVGHPLLDAFKDVDSRSVESDKPIIALLPGSRKQEIGASLPIMMKVVESFENYQFIIAGAPSISVEFYRKITGDSYIPILSNQTHALLKESKVAIVTSGTATLEAAILKVPQVVCYKTSAFSYFFGKLLVKVKFISLVNLIANKAVVKELIQDDFNTENLVKELQFLLDKKNTLKIIDDYNEIIDNLGSEGASKRSAKAISLV; translated from the coding sequence TTGACAAACTATTACTTCATAGTTGGAGAGGCATCAGGAGATTTGCATGCTTCAAACCTCATTAAAGAACTTGTAAAGCTTGATGAGAAAGCATCTTTTAAAGGTTTTGGTGGGGAACGCATGCAAAAGCAAGGATTAGAGCTTACTAAGCATTATAATGAAATGGCTTTTATGGGGTTTTGGGAGGTCATTAAAAATCTATCAGCTATTAGAAGAAATTTCAAACAAGCTAAAAAAGAGTTGCTTGAATTTAATACTAATGTATTAGTCCTTGTAGATTACCCCGGTTTTAATATGAGGATGGCTAGCTTTGCAAAACAGTACGGAATTAAAGTGGTTTACTACATTACGCCACAGGTATGGGCGTGGAAAGAATCACGTGTCAAAAAGCTAAAACGTGATGTAGATTTGCTATTGCCCATTTTGCCTTTTGAACAAGCGTTTTTCGCTAAACACAATATTGACTCCACCTTTGTAGGGCATCCTCTTTTAGATGCTTTCAAGGATGTTGACAGTAGGAGTGTGGAGTCAGATAAACCCATCATAGCACTTTTACCAGGTAGTAGAAAACAAGAAATTGGCGCCTCACTTCCAATCATGATGAAAGTGGTAGAGTCCTTTGAAAATTATCAATTTATTATTGCTGGTGCCCCCTCTATCTCAGTAGAGTTTTACAGAAAAATTACGGGTGATTCTTATATCCCAATTCTTTCCAATCAAACTCATGCTCTATTGAAGGAGTCAAAGGTTGCTATAGTTACGTCTGGCACAGCCACACTAGAGGCTGCTATACTCAAAGTACCTCAAGTAGTATGCTATAAAACATCTGCTTTTTCCTATTTCTTCGGTAAGCTTTTGGTGAAAGTAAAATTTATTTCATTAGTCAATTTAATAGCTAACAAAGCGGTCGTTAAAGAACTAATTCAAGACGATTTTAATACTGAAAATTTAGTAAAAGAATTACAATTTCTTTTAGATAAAAAGAACACTTTAAAAATCATTGATGACTATAACGAAATTATTGATAATCTTGGAAGCGAAGGGGCATCAAAACGCTCAGCTAAAGCTATAAGTCTAGTTTAG
- a CDS encoding dicarboxylate/amino acid:cation symporter — MKKLALHWKIIIGMVLGVVYGLVAVKFQWVDFTDSWIKPWGTIFINLLKLIAVPLILASLIKGISSLSDVSKLSRIGGKTIGIYLMTTLIAVTFGLILVNVVQPGKSFSEEKRIELKEQYASNAALKIQSAESVKAEGPLQFLVDIVPNNFIQAAGNNRNMLQVIFFALLFGIAMVMLPKEKTSTVKSFFDGVNDIILQIVDLIMLAAPYGVFALIAGLVVDFGGSAELFKALGIYSITVVIGLLLMIMLIYPLVLRLFTQINYFDFFKGIAPAQMLAFSTSSSAATLPVTMERCEDHLGVSEEVSSFVLPLGATINMDGTSLYQSVAAVFIAQAFGYDLDLGQQMTIVLTATLASIGSAAVPGAGMVMLVIVLSSIGIDPEGIALIFAVDRILDMLRTVVNVTGDATVATVVAATEGQLKKVTDKELMS, encoded by the coding sequence ATGAAAAAACTGGCTCTACATTGGAAGATAATTATCGGAATGGTATTGGGTGTTGTTTACGGTTTGGTGGCTGTAAAATTTCAATGGGTTGATTTTACTGATTCTTGGATTAAACCATGGGGAACAATCTTTATTAATTTACTAAAACTAATTGCCGTCCCTTTAATTTTGGCATCATTGATTAAGGGGATAAGTAGCTTGAGTGATGTGTCCAAATTATCTAGAATAGGGGGTAAAACAATAGGTATTTATTTAATGACAACCTTGATTGCAGTTACTTTTGGTTTAATTCTTGTGAATGTTGTTCAGCCCGGAAAGTCCTTTTCTGAAGAAAAAAGAATTGAACTTAAAGAGCAATACGCTTCCAATGCTGCTTTAAAAATTCAATCAGCTGAAAGTGTGAAAGCTGAAGGTCCTCTTCAGTTCTTAGTAGATATTGTACCTAATAATTTCATTCAGGCTGCAGGTAATAATAGAAATATGTTACAAGTGATATTTTTCGCTTTACTGTTCGGAATTGCTATGGTGATGTTGCCTAAAGAAAAAACATCTACGGTTAAATCATTTTTTGATGGAGTTAATGACATTATTCTTCAGATAGTAGACTTAATAATGTTGGCAGCTCCTTATGGAGTATTTGCCTTAATTGCTGGTCTAGTGGTCGATTTTGGTGGTTCTGCCGAATTATTTAAAGCCTTAGGTATCTACTCCATTACAGTTGTTATAGGTTTATTATTAATGATTATGTTAATTTATCCTCTCGTCTTACGTCTTTTTACGCAGATTAATTATTTTGATTTTTTCAAAGGCATTGCTCCGGCACAAATGTTAGCTTTTTCTACAAGTTCAAGTGCGGCCACATTGCCAGTGACAATGGAACGGTGTGAAGATCATCTAGGAGTTTCTGAAGAAGTTTCATCCTTTGTTCTTCCATTGGGAGCAACAATAAATATGGATGGAACATCTTTGTATCAATCGGTGGCAGCGGTATTTATTGCGCAAGCCTTTGGTTATGATTTGGATTTAGGACAGCAAATGACAATTGTATTGACAGCTACCCTAGCGTCAATTGGCTCAGCTGCTGTACCTGGTGCTGGTATGGTAATGCTTGTGATTGTACTTAGTTCTATAGGTATCGACCCTGAAGGCATTGCTTTAATTTTTGCTGTAGATAGGATATTAGATATGTTGAGAACTGTAGTAAATGTTACAGGAGATGCTACCGTAGCAACAGTTGTTGCTGCGACAGAAGGTCAGCTTAAAAAAGTTACTGATAAAGAATTAATGAGCTAA
- a CDS encoding imidazolonepropionase, translated as MITVIKNIKEIVQVEHSIRKWVAGKDMAQLETIKNGYIEIKDGIISNFGSMEDWTGIDDWNNTEIIDANDGMVFPSYCDSHSHLVFAANRENEWEQRLKGATYEEIAAKGGGILNSAKKLQNTSEEDLLESALKRANEIMKMGTGAIEIKSGYGLTVDAELKMLRVIRKLNELSPLTIKATFLGAHAIPQEFKDRKSDYLNLIINEMLPRVAEENLAEYIDIFCEEGYFSVEDTERLLSEAKKWGLIPKTHVNQFTILGGVEASVKHDALSVDHLEIMNDNDFNALKGSKCMPTLLPSCSFFLGIPYGPARKIMDEGMPVALATDYNPGSSPSGNMNFVASLGCIRMGMTPEEVINATTINTAYAMGLSKELGSIAIGKKANLFITKPISSYVFIPYSFGHQHIDKIMINGQLQS; from the coding sequence ATGATAACAGTCATTAAAAATATAAAAGAGATTGTTCAGGTTGAACATTCGATTAGAAAATGGGTCGCAGGCAAAGATATGGCTCAATTAGAAACTATAAAAAATGGTTACATTGAAATTAAGGATGGCATCATCTCTAATTTTGGAAGCATGGAAGATTGGACTGGCATTGATGACTGGAATAATACTGAGATAATAGATGCTAATGATGGTATGGTTTTTCCCTCCTATTGTGACAGTCATTCCCACTTAGTATTTGCAGCGAATAGAGAAAACGAATGGGAACAACGCCTAAAAGGTGCCACTTATGAAGAAATTGCTGCCAAAGGTGGTGGTATTTTAAACTCTGCAAAAAAACTTCAAAACACCTCTGAAGAAGATCTATTAGAAAGCGCCCTAAAACGTGCCAATGAAATCATGAAAATGGGTACAGGTGCTATAGAAATTAAAAGTGGATATGGGCTTACTGTAGATGCTGAACTGAAAATGCTAAGAGTCATCAGAAAATTAAATGAATTAAGTCCGCTAACAATAAAAGCTACTTTTTTAGGTGCACACGCTATCCCGCAAGAGTTTAAGGATAGAAAATCAGATTATCTTAATCTAATCATAAATGAAATGCTTCCTCGTGTAGCTGAGGAAAATTTAGCAGAGTACATTGATATATTCTGTGAAGAGGGGTATTTTTCAGTTGAGGACACTGAACGCTTGCTCTCAGAAGCAAAAAAATGGGGTTTAATTCCTAAAACCCATGTAAATCAGTTCACTATTTTAGGTGGTGTAGAAGCTAGTGTTAAGCACGACGCTTTGTCTGTAGACCATTTAGAAATAATGAACGACAACGACTTTAATGCTTTAAAAGGCAGCAAATGCATGCCTACTCTCCTACCCTCTTGCTCATTCTTTTTAGGTATCCCTTATGGTCCAGCACGAAAAATAATGGATGAAGGAATGCCTGTTGCTCTAGCTACAGACTACAATCCAGGTTCTAGTCCTAGTGGAAACATGAATTTTGTAGCTTCTTTAGGCTGTATTCGGATGGGAATGACTCCAGAAGAAGTAATCAACGCTACAACTATTAATACTGCTTACGCTATGGGGCTTAGCAAAGAATTAGGAAGCATCGCCATTGGCAAAAAAGCAAATCTATTTATTACCAAACCAATAAGCTCATATGTTTTTATACCTTATTCTTTTGGGCATCAGCATATTGATAAAATAATGATTAACGGACAACTACAATCCTAA
- the aroC gene encoding chorismate synthase, whose product MNSIGRLFRLTTFGESHGDSIGGILDGCPAGLSIDFDFIQSELDRRKPGQSAITTERKESDIVHFHSGIFEGKTTGTSIGFSIVNSNQNSKDYSHLKDSYRPSHSDFTYSSKYGLRDYRGGGRSSARETANWVVAGALAKLLLSQVKINAYVSSVGPVFIDKNYSELDFSNIENNHVRCPDEETAQKMIELIENMKSEGDTVGGVISCVVQNVGIGLGEPIFNKLHANLGHALLSINAVKGVEFGSGFCSSEMRGSEHNDLFNTDGTTKTNRSGGIQGGISNGMDIYFRVAFKPASTIMQSQQSINNTGKEITLDAKGRHDPCVVPRAVPIVEAMTAMVLADFYLLNKTSKL is encoded by the coding sequence ATGAATTCAATAGGACGATTATTTCGTTTGACAACTTTTGGCGAATCGCATGGCGATTCCATTGGGGGGATTTTAGACGGTTGCCCTGCAGGTTTATCTATAGACTTTGATTTTATACAGTCAGAACTAGATAGAAGAAAGCCAGGTCAGTCTGCCATTACTACTGAACGAAAGGAAAGTGATATTGTCCACTTTCACTCTGGTATTTTTGAAGGAAAAACAACTGGAACGTCAATTGGCTTTAGTATCGTCAATTCAAATCAAAATTCTAAAGATTATTCTCATCTAAAAGATTCTTACAGGCCTTCTCATTCAGATTTTACCTACTCTAGTAAATACGGTTTACGAGATTACAGAGGAGGAGGGCGTTCTTCGGCTAGAGAAACTGCCAATTGGGTAGTTGCTGGTGCATTAGCCAAGCTTTTACTTTCTCAAGTAAAAATAAATGCTTACGTTTCTTCAGTTGGTCCAGTATTTATAGATAAAAACTACAGTGAACTTGATTTTTCTAACATTGAAAATAATCATGTTAGATGCCCTGATGAAGAAACAGCTCAGAAAATGATAGAACTAATTGAGAATATGAAGTCTGAAGGAGATACTGTTGGTGGCGTTATAAGTTGTGTTGTTCAGAACGTTGGAATTGGTCTTGGAGAACCTATTTTCAATAAACTTCATGCTAATCTTGGTCATGCGCTCTTATCCATAAATGCAGTTAAGGGAGTAGAGTTTGGGAGTGGTTTTTGCTCTTCAGAAATGAGAGGTAGTGAGCATAATGACTTGTTTAATACAGATGGAACTACCAAAACTAATCGCTCAGGAGGTATTCAAGGTGGAATAAGTAATGGAATGGACATTTACTTTAGAGTTGCTTTTAAACCTGCGTCAACCATTATGCAAAGCCAACAAAGTATAAATAATACTGGTAAAGAAATAACTTTAGATGCAAAGGGAAGGCATGACCCATGTGTTGTGCCAAGAGCGGTGCCAATAGTTGAAGCAATGACGGCTATGGTTCTTGCAGATTTCTATTTGCTTAACAAAACTTCTAAATTATAA
- the surE gene encoding 5'/3'-nucleotidase SurE — MMNKPLILVSNDDGISAPGIRALIEVVREIGEVVVVAPDGPQSGMGHAITLNSTLRCDQIHIDDGPQTEYACSGTPVDCVKLAVSTILDRKPDLCVSGINHGSNSSINVIYSGTMSAAVEGALEGIPSVGFSLLDYSHDADFSASKEVVKSIVNKVLKKGLPKGSCLNVNIPKLPYNEINGYKICRQADANWVEDFDERKDPTGRTYYWLTGSFQNFDKGNDTDEWALANGYVSVVPVKFDITAHETIPFLKKWEL, encoded by the coding sequence ATGATGAATAAACCCTTAATATTAGTTTCAAATGATGATGGTATTTCAGCTCCAGGAATACGCGCACTGATTGAGGTGGTGAGAGAAATAGGTGAAGTGGTTGTAGTGGCTCCTGATGGTCCGCAGTCTGGAATGGGACATGCAATAACGCTAAACTCTACTTTGAGGTGTGATCAAATTCATATTGATGATGGACCACAAACTGAGTATGCGTGTTCTGGCACACCTGTTGATTGTGTTAAATTAGCTGTAAGTACAATATTGGATAGGAAGCCCGATTTGTGTGTTTCTGGAATTAATCACGGTTCGAATTCATCTATTAATGTAATATACTCTGGTACAATGTCGGCAGCTGTTGAGGGGGCTTTAGAAGGTATTCCGTCAGTAGGCTTTTCACTTTTAGATTATTCGCATGATGCAGATTTTTCAGCTTCTAAAGAAGTGGTGAAATCTATTGTGAATAAGGTGCTTAAGAAAGGTCTGCCTAAGGGTAGTTGTTTGAATGTAAATATTCCAAAGCTACCTTACAATGAAATTAATGGGTATAAAATTTGTAGACAAGCAGATGCAAATTGGGTAGAAGATTTTGATGAGAGAAAAGACCCAACGGGAAGGACATACTATTGGCTTACGGGTTCCTTTCAAAACTTCGATAAAGGAAATGATACGGATGAATGGGCGTTAGCAAATGGGTATGTGTCAGTAGTGCCGGTAAAGTTTGACATTACAGCACATGAGACCATACCGTTCTTAAAAAAATGGGAGTTATGA
- a CDS encoding YiiD C-terminal domain-containing protein, with translation MLKRAMNLFPPLLVNRIKIAEADEEFKNLRVTVKYSWLNKNIQKSIFGGSIFSAIDPFYAVMYWQIFNSKNIPMLIWIKKAEIDYIKTATSNLHMDFKLSENDIENAITALKENEKHEVWHTIKVFNIHNELCAESRVLVYIRNKYDHPLNNL, from the coding sequence ATGTTGAAAAGGGCAATGAATTTATTTCCGCCCCTATTAGTAAACAGAATAAAAATAGCCGAAGCCGATGAGGAATTTAAAAACCTAAGAGTTACTGTAAAATACTCATGGCTCAATAAAAATATTCAGAAATCAATTTTTGGAGGGAGTATATTCAGCGCAATAGACCCATTTTATGCCGTCATGTATTGGCAAATATTCAACTCTAAAAATATACCGATGCTAATTTGGATAAAAAAAGCTGAGATAGATTATATTAAAACAGCTACATCAAATTTACATATGGATTTTAAACTAAGCGAAAATGACATCGAAAATGCTATTACTGCATTAAAAGAAAATGAAAAACATGAAGTATGGCATACTATTAAAGTGTTTAACATACACAATGAATTATGTGCCGAATCTAGAGTACTAGTATACATCCGCAATAAATATGATCACCCTTTAAATAATTTATAA
- a CDS encoding DUF2147 domain-containing protein — translation MKSITLLFGLLFSLSTFAQSDAILGEWYTADKDAVVTIFSEGDSFSGKTTWMKEPNDSKGNPKLDKENPDEDLRSRKRMGLKIMQDFVYKGDNVWEDGKIYKPSNGKTYGGTATLVNKNTLELEGYLISLPFIGKTSTWTRKTD, via the coding sequence ATGAAATCTATAACTTTATTATTTGGGCTATTATTTAGCCTATCAACTTTTGCTCAATCTGATGCTATTTTGGGTGAGTGGTATACAGCTGATAAAGACGCTGTTGTAACTATATTTTCTGAAGGAGATTCTTTTTCAGGGAAAACCACATGGATGAAAGAGCCTAATGACAGTAAGGGCAATCCAAAGTTAGATAAAGAAAATCCAGATGAGGATTTAAGAAGCAGAAAACGTATGGGGCTAAAAATTATGCAAGATTTTGTATATAAAGGAGATAATGTCTGGGAAGATGGGAAGATATACAAGCCTTCTAATGGCAAAACATACGGTGGAACTGCCACTCTAGTTAATAAGAATACTCTTGAGCTCGAAGGTTATTTAATAAGTCTTCCATTCATTGGAAAAACTTCTACATGGACTAGAAAAACTGACTAA
- a CDS encoding ComEC family competence protein, giving the protein MIVHSFVKSFSLRWLFGIISSCLLVVFGLCIVQYSLDKNEDSYFAHFLNDDSILLVECIEEPIEKENSFKVLSKVISVDNKPTKGVLLIYLEKSIDSLKYGDRILISSKPNEIQLPLNPQQFNYKKHLNVRNVTHQVYISSTDFNLLNGAWGNKIIKCVNNIRNKLVAILSQSELNSNQLSVCTALLLGDKSEMSQELKQTFSESGVIHVLAVSGLHVGIIFLLINKLLMFMNKKQILKLLKVLILLFCLWSYAFITSLSPSVMRAATMFSFIAIADVMQRRTNIYNTLAASAFLLLIIEPSMIFEVGFQLSYLAVLGIVSIYPKIYPLLLFKSKWIDALWQLICVSLAAQIATFPLGIYYFHQFPNYFLLANILVIPLIPLIIYFGLFYLLMFDYAFVSEPVLLILKYFLNILFVILEGIQELPQTISSFLFLQAYEVVIFYVAIGFCLLFIYLKSSKYLILSLLCIVLMQFSHWNGQKNRENRSQLVFYSVNKHTVFGLVEKDKALFLANSELINNQKSQKFNLHNHWAFLKLNERELVDLDSNIQSQYVWKEQSHIQLANQKLLIVDHNFELKSIDNPIKLDYCILSVDFPVTNILEAYQPKTIIIDSRLPYYVARKIEDECNALQLRYHNLKTDGALVVNLMN; this is encoded by the coding sequence ATGATTGTTCATTCTTTCGTTAAAAGTTTCAGTTTACGTTGGCTTTTTGGAATTATCTCCTCATGTTTATTAGTTGTGTTTGGACTGTGTATAGTGCAATATTCTTTGGATAAAAATGAAGATTCTTACTTTGCTCATTTTTTAAATGATGATAGTATACTATTGGTTGAGTGTATTGAGGAGCCTATTGAAAAAGAAAATAGCTTTAAAGTTTTATCAAAAGTTATTTCAGTTGATAATAAGCCTACAAAAGGTGTTTTATTAATTTACTTAGAAAAAAGTATAGACTCTTTGAAATATGGGGATAGGATATTAATATCATCAAAGCCTAATGAGATTCAGTTGCCCTTAAATCCTCAGCAATTCAATTATAAAAAACATCTTAATGTCAGAAATGTTACTCATCAAGTTTATATTTCTTCAACTGACTTTAATCTACTAAATGGTGCGTGGGGTAATAAGATTATTAAGTGTGTAAATAATATTCGTAATAAACTCGTAGCTATATTATCTCAAAGTGAATTGAATAGCAATCAATTGTCGGTATGTACAGCTTTACTTTTGGGAGATAAATCAGAAATGAGTCAAGAGTTAAAGCAAACATTTAGTGAATCGGGTGTAATTCATGTTTTAGCTGTTTCAGGGCTTCATGTGGGGATTATTTTTCTTTTGATAAACAAGTTATTGATGTTTATGAATAAAAAACAGATTTTAAAATTACTAAAAGTGTTAATTCTGTTGTTTTGCCTTTGGTCCTATGCTTTTATTACTTCTTTAAGTCCATCCGTAATGCGAGCAGCAACCATGTTTAGTTTTATTGCAATAGCAGATGTCATGCAAAGGCGAACAAATATTTACAATACTCTAGCGGCTTCGGCATTTTTGTTGCTTATTATAGAACCTTCCATGATTTTTGAAGTAGGCTTTCAATTATCGTATTTAGCTGTTTTGGGAATTGTGTCTATTTATCCTAAAATTTACCCTCTTTTACTTTTTAAATCAAAATGGATTGATGCACTTTGGCAATTGATTTGTGTTTCTCTGGCAGCCCAAATTGCAACTTTTCCTTTAGGGATATATTATTTTCATCAATTTCCTAATTACTTTTTATTGGCAAATATTTTAGTTATTCCTCTAATACCACTTATTATATATTTTGGTCTTTTCTATCTATTGATGTTTGATTATGCCTTTGTAAGTGAGCCAGTTTTACTTATTCTAAAATATTTTCTGAATATTTTATTTGTTATTTTAGAGGGTATACAAGAATTACCCCAAACAATATCTTCATTTTTATTTTTGCAGGCTTATGAGGTTGTAATTTTTTATGTTGCAATTGGCTTTTGCTTGTTATTTATTTATTTAAAAAGTTCAAAATATTTAATATTATCACTACTGTGTATTGTTCTTATGCAATTTTCTCATTGGAATGGACAAAAAAATCGAGAGAATAGGTCGCAATTAGTATTTTACTCTGTCAATAAGCATACTGTGTTTGGTCTTGTAGAAAAAGACAAAGCTCTTTTCTTGGCAAATAGTGAATTAATTAACAATCAAAAAAGTCAAAAATTTAATTTACATAATCATTGGGCATTCCTTAAGCTAAATGAGAGAGAGCTTGTAGATTTAGACTCTAATATTCAAAGTCAATATGTTTGGAAAGAACAGTCGCACATTCAACTAGCAAACCAAAAACTACTAATAGTTGACCATAATTTTGAATTGAAGTCTATAGATAATCCAATAAAATTAGACTACTGTATCTTGTCTGTTGACTTTCCTGTTACTAATATTTTAGAGGCTTATCAGCCAAAAACTATTATCATTGACTCTAGATTGCCATATTATGTAGCACGTAAAATAGAAGATGAATGTAATGCGCTTCAATTGAGGTACCACAATCTTAAAACAGATGGTGCTTTGGTGGTAAATTTGATGAACTAG
- the ftcD gene encoding glutamate formimidoyltransferase, with protein sequence MKRQLIECVPNISEGRDTKKINEIASIVETIDGVKLLNVDPGKATNRTVITFVGEPQQVIDAAFLLIQKAQSLIDMSKHSGEHPRMGATDVCPLVPIANISMEDTAKWAHTLGERVGNELNIPVYCYENAANEEKRRNLANCRSGEYEGLKQKLVDTNWKPDFGPAEFNDSVARSGATAISARDFLVAYNINLNTTSTRRANAIAFDIREAGRFLRENNNPGGKLLKDENGEPIRQPGLFKHVKGIGWFIEEYGVAQISYNLTNINVSPLHMVFDKTCERSQARGLRVTGSELVGLVPKKVLIDAGVHFLKKQQRSIGISEKEIMKIAVKSLGLDELSPFILEERVIEYMLEGTTKQLVDMNLVDFANETSSESPAPGGGSISAYCGAMGAALGTMVANLSAHKRGWDDRWEEFSDWAEKGIAYQNELLRLVDEDTNAFNKIMEAFRLPKDSVEEKALRQKAIQDATKFAILTPFKVMETAYDSMQVMKAMADIGNPNSVTDAAVGALCARTAVRGAFLNVKINCGDCEDKLFVNDIIEKGQAIIDKATALENDIMKMTEGKI encoded by the coding sequence ATGAAAAGACAACTTATCGAATGTGTTCCTAATATTTCTGAAGGAAGAGACACAAAAAAAATAAATGAAATTGCTTCTATTGTTGAAACAATAGATGGTGTAAAACTACTGAATGTAGATCCTGGAAAAGCTACTAATAGAACTGTCATCACTTTTGTTGGTGAACCTCAACAAGTCATCGACGCTGCATTCTTACTCATACAAAAAGCTCAATCTTTAATTGACATGAGCAAGCACAGTGGAGAACATCCTAGGATGGGGGCTACAGACGTTTGTCCACTTGTGCCAATAGCTAATATCTCTATGGAAGACACGGCCAAATGGGCACACACACTTGGCGAACGTGTTGGCAATGAGCTTAATATTCCTGTTTACTGCTATGAAAATGCAGCAAATGAAGAGAAAAGAAGAAATTTAGCAAACTGTCGCTCTGGAGAATACGAGGGCTTAAAACAAAAGCTTGTTGATACTAACTGGAAACCTGACTTTGGACCGGCTGAATTTAACGATTCAGTGGCTCGTTCTGGAGCAACTGCTATATCAGCCAGGGATTTTTTAGTCGCTTATAACATTAACCTTAATACCACTTCTACCAGAAGAGCAAACGCTATTGCTTTCGATATACGTGAAGCTGGACGGTTTTTAAGAGAAAATAATAATCCAGGCGGAAAATTACTAAAAGACGAAAATGGTGAACCCATCAGACAGCCAGGTTTATTCAAACACGTCAAAGGTATTGGTTGGTTTATTGAAGAATATGGAGTAGCACAAATCTCATACAACCTCACTAATATTAATGTATCACCTCTTCACATGGTTTTTGATAAAACTTGTGAACGCTCACAAGCTAGAGGTTTAAGAGTTACTGGCTCTGAATTAGTTGGTTTAGTACCGAAAAAGGTATTAATAGATGCCGGAGTGCATTTTCTAAAAAAACAACAACGTTCTATAGGTATTTCTGAAAAAGAAATCATGAAGATTGCAGTAAAATCACTTGGTCTTGATGAATTATCTCCATTCATATTAGAAGAAAGAGTAATCGAATATATGCTAGAGGGCACCACTAAGCAATTGGTTGACATGAACTTAGTAGATTTTGCTAACGAAACATCAAGTGAAAGCCCTGCTCCTGGCGGTGGTTCTATCTCTGCCTATTGCGGCGCTATGGGTGCTGCACTAGGTACAATGGTAGCTAATTTATCAGCACACAAAAGAGGTTGGGATGATAGATGGGAAGAGTTTTCAGATTGGGCTGAAAAAGGAATTGCATACCAAAATGAGTTGCTAAGATTAGTAGACGAAGACACCAATGCATTCAATAAAATTATGGAAGCCTTTAGACTTCCAAAAGATAGTGTTGAAGAAAAAGCATTACGCCAAAAAGCCATCCAAGATGCTACAAAGTTTGCTATACTCACACCATTTAAAGTAATGGAAACAGCTTATGATTCTATGCAGGTTATGAAGGCTATGGCAGACATTGGAAACCCAAATTCTGTTACAGATGCTGCAGTTGGTGCTTTATGTGCTAGAACGGCTGTTAGAGGAGCATTTCTGAATGTAAAAATCAATTGTGGCGACTGTGAGGACAAGCTATTTGTAAACGACATTATTGAGAAAGGACAAGCTATTATTGATAAAGCAACAGCATTAGAAAACGACATAATGAAAATGACAGAGGGTAAAATCTAG